The Sphingomonas sp. So64.6b genome includes a region encoding these proteins:
- a CDS encoding efflux transporter outer membrane subunit: MRYFRAAAPLAATITLIGGCAVGPRYVAPISSAPSAFMGAAAVDARPAASGTAAGRADLVDWWRAFGDPLLTSLVERALAQNLDLQQAGARVVQARAALKNANAALLPSGQVSGQAGETYQSLETPIGRIGSAFPQFQRSTENYELNLGASWELDLFGGRDAARDAARADWQASAAGAVAARLAVAAQTADTYIAIRTLQARLDVARAQTGTQQRLVDLIALQYDKGIAAELQVRQAEGALAQIRASIPALQNELDIAMNALDVLIGVQPGTTRPELIAAAAIPAPPAISTAGGPAALLRRRPDIIAAERTLAASNARIGVAMSEYYPKISLSGLLGTATAAAGGLFGGNATQANGIFGLRWRLFDFGRVDAEIKAAKGRNAEALAAYRLTVLRASQDVEDAFSTLVQQEARSTALAQGETSLTRARSASFAAYKGGVASLIEVLDADRRLLETRDGAIQARAAASRGAVASFRALGGGWNPPATN, translated from the coding sequence ATGCGATATTTCCGCGCTGCAGCCCCGCTGGCGGCGACCATCACCCTCATTGGGGGTTGTGCCGTCGGCCCCCGCTATGTGGCTCCCATATCCTCCGCGCCGTCCGCTTTCATGGGCGCAGCGGCTGTCGATGCGCGACCGGCTGCATCGGGCACGGCGGCCGGGAGGGCGGATCTGGTCGATTGGTGGCGCGCGTTTGGCGATCCGCTGCTGACCAGCCTTGTCGAGCGGGCGCTCGCACAGAATCTCGACCTGCAACAGGCCGGCGCCCGCGTCGTTCAGGCGCGCGCGGCGCTGAAGAATGCCAATGCCGCGCTGCTCCCGTCCGGTCAGGTAAGCGGTCAGGCTGGCGAAACCTATCAGTCGCTCGAAACGCCGATCGGGCGGATTGGTAGCGCGTTTCCCCAATTCCAGCGTTCGACCGAAAACTACGAACTCAACCTCGGCGCCAGCTGGGAGCTGGATCTGTTTGGCGGGCGTGACGCAGCCCGCGATGCGGCGCGGGCGGATTGGCAGGCATCGGCCGCAGGCGCAGTCGCCGCACGTCTTGCGGTGGCGGCGCAAACGGCGGACACATATATCGCGATCCGAACGCTGCAAGCGCGGCTCGATGTCGCGCGCGCACAAACCGGCACGCAGCAACGGCTCGTCGATCTGATCGCTCTCCAATATGACAAGGGGATCGCGGCGGAGCTTCAGGTCAGACAGGCAGAAGGCGCGCTGGCGCAGATACGCGCCTCGATTCCGGCGTTGCAGAACGAACTCGACATCGCGATGAACGCGCTCGACGTGCTGATTGGCGTTCAGCCTGGCACGACGCGGCCAGAATTGATCGCCGCAGCCGCCATCCCCGCGCCGCCGGCGATTTCTACTGCCGGAGGCCCGGCGGCGCTGCTTCGTCGTCGCCCCGATATCATCGCGGCCGAGCGAACCCTGGCCGCGTCAAACGCGCGGATCGGCGTCGCCATGTCGGAATATTACCCCAAAATCTCACTCAGCGGCCTGCTCGGCACGGCGACGGCCGCAGCAGGTGGCCTGTTCGGCGGCAACGCGACACAAGCCAATGGCATCTTCGGCTTACGCTGGCGCCTGTTCGATTTCGGCCGGGTCGATGCCGAGATCAAGGCCGCCAAGGGTCGCAATGCCGAGGCATTGGCCGCCTATCGCCTGACGGTGCTGCGCGCGTCGCAGGACGTCGAGGATGCGTTTTCGACATTGGTCCAGCAGGAGGCCCGCTCGACAGCATTGGCGCAGGGCGAAACATCTCTGACTCGGGCACGCAGCGCCTCGTTTGCGGCCTATAAGGGCGGGGTCGCCAGTCTGATTGAAGTGCTTGATGCGGACCGCCGGCTGCTCGAGACCCGCGATGGCGCGATCCAGGCACGCGCCGCGGCGAGCCGCGGGGCGGTGGCATCGTTCCGCGCACTGGGTGGCGGATGGAATCCTCCCGCGACGAACTGA
- a CDS encoding TetR/AcrR family transcriptional regulator — protein MTDAPAQSPATRGPAEHAVRDQIVEAAKECFAHYGYGKTTVSDLAREVGFSKAYIYRFFESKQAIGEAICSARLDQIIAEARAAIDEGGSATDRFRRMFKSVTALSIALFFEDRKIFEIAALSAAERWGSTRTYFQTLESMLLEIVKNGRETGEFERKTPLDEVCRSILYAMTPFIDPLHLERNLDLMPDAQNEVTGLILRSLAP, from the coding sequence ATGACCGATGCCCCAGCCCAATCGCCCGCCACCCGCGGGCCTGCCGAACATGCCGTGCGCGACCAGATCGTCGAGGCTGCCAAAGAATGTTTCGCGCATTACGGATATGGCAAGACGACGGTGTCCGACCTGGCGCGGGAAGTCGGGTTTTCGAAGGCGTATATCTATCGCTTCTTCGAGTCGAAGCAGGCGATCGGCGAGGCGATCTGTAGCGCGCGGCTCGATCAGATCATCGCGGAGGCGCGCGCAGCGATCGACGAAGGCGGCAGCGCGACCGATCGATTTCGTCGTATGTTCAAGAGTGTTACCGCGTTGAGTATCGCGCTGTTCTTCGAAGATCGCAAAATCTTCGAGATTGCCGCCTTGTCAGCGGCGGAGCGATGGGGATCGACGCGAACCTATTTCCAGACACTGGAATCGATGCTGCTGGAGATCGTGAAGAACGGCCGCGAAACTGGCGAGTTCGAACGCAAAACGCCGCTCGACGAAGTCTGCCGATCGATCCTTTATGCGATGACGCCGTTTATCGATCCGCTGCATCTGGAGCGTAATCTCGACTTGATGCCCGACGCCCAAAATGAGGTGACGGGCCTCATTCTGCGGAGCCTCGCGCCGTAA
- a CDS encoding efflux RND transporter periplasmic adaptor subunit encodes MSNRYCNPVLTLPALFVVALSGCHHAEPDPRTKPPLVRVATPMVANAATREFTGIVAARVQSDLGFRVGGKITERFVNAGQVVRRGQPLMSIDGTDLALATRASQGTVDAARARALQTAADEKRYRDLVGAGAVSASAYDQAKAAADSARAQLAAAQAQANVARNETNYGVLLADADGTVVETLAEPGQVVSAGQTVVRVARSGPREALVQLPETLRPPLGSAARARTFDGGTGSATLRQLSDSANPASRTFEARYVLAGVTASAPLGSTVTVTLTMPGDAVATEIPLGALHDAGRGPGVWIVSAGTQPIVTWRPVRVSVVGEEAATVTSGLKSGDRFVAMGAHMLHQGQTVRVAAR; translated from the coding sequence GTGTCGAATCGGTATTGCAACCCTGTCCTGACCTTGCCCGCCCTGTTTGTGGTCGCCCTGTCGGGCTGCCATCATGCCGAGCCTGATCCGCGGACAAAACCGCCGCTGGTTCGCGTCGCGACCCCCATGGTGGCCAATGCCGCAACGCGTGAATTCACCGGCATCGTCGCGGCGCGGGTACAAAGCGATCTCGGTTTTCGTGTTGGCGGGAAAATTACCGAGCGGTTCGTCAATGCCGGGCAGGTGGTCCGCCGCGGTCAGCCACTGATGAGCATAGACGGTACTGATCTCGCGCTTGCGACCCGCGCGTCGCAAGGGACGGTCGATGCAGCACGGGCGCGGGCGTTGCAGACTGCCGCCGACGAGAAGCGTTACCGCGATCTCGTCGGCGCGGGCGCGGTATCCGCCTCTGCCTACGACCAGGCCAAGGCAGCGGCGGATTCGGCGCGTGCGCAACTTGCAGCAGCACAGGCGCAGGCGAACGTGGCGCGCAACGAAACGAACTACGGTGTTCTGCTGGCCGATGCGGACGGCACGGTCGTCGAAACGCTGGCGGAGCCCGGGCAGGTTGTCTCGGCCGGGCAGACCGTGGTGCGGGTGGCGCGGTCCGGGCCACGCGAGGCACTGGTGCAATTGCCCGAAACGCTGCGCCCGCCACTCGGGTCGGCCGCGCGCGCACGCACTTTCGACGGAGGAACCGGCAGCGCGACACTGCGCCAGCTCTCGGACTCCGCCAACCCCGCGTCGCGAACGTTCGAGGCGCGCTACGTTCTCGCGGGCGTGACGGCGAGTGCGCCACTCGGCTCGACGGTGACGGTGACGCTCACCATGCCGGGCGACGCAGTGGCCACCGAAATTCCGCTCGGCGCCCTGCACGATGCGGGGCGAGGCCCGGGCGTGTGGATCGTCAGCGCCGGCACGCAGCCGATAGTCACATGGCGTCCGGTGCGGGTGTCCGTTGTCGGCGAGGAGGCCGCTACCGTCACGTCGGGGCTGAAATCCGGTGACCGGTTCGTGGCGATGGGCGCGCATATGCTGCATCAGGGCCAGACGGTCCGGGTGGCGGCGCGATGA
- a CDS encoding efflux RND transporter permease subunit, translating into MSGGSSEQEGPGRFNLSALAVRERSVTLFFLIAIILAGTVAFLKLGRAEDPGFTIKVMTVVTAWPGATAQEMQDQVAEPLEKRLQELRWYDRSETFTRPGLAFTTLTLRDTTPPAAVQGEFYQARKKMSDEAPNLPRGAIGPFVNDEYGDVTFALYALKAKGEPQRLLAREAETLRQRLLHVPGVNKINIVGERPERIYVEFAQERLATLGVSPRDIIAALAKQNMITPAGAIETKGQQVVVRLDGAFDDFSKIRDLPIVANGTTLRLSEIAKVERGYEDPASFLIRSQGEPALLLGIVMRDGWNGLDLGKSLKAEIAKITDELPLGMSLTPVTDQSVNITSAVDQFMHTFLEALAIVMIVSLISLGWRVGIVVAAAVPLTLAVVLVIMWATGRVLDRITLGALILALGLLVDDAIIAIEMMVVKMEEGYDRIRASAYAWSHTASPMLAGTLVTVIGLMPVGFAQSTAGEYAGNIFWVVGFALIASWFVAVIFTPYMGVKMLPNIKPIEGGHAAIYQTPRYEKVRSIIAWAVRRKVLVTLATLGAFLVAGAGMALVKKQFFPASDRPEVLVEVQMPKGTAIAQTSEAAKQVETWLRKQPEAKIVTAYVGQGAPRFFMSLSPELPDPSFAKIVVLTADEEARDALKVRLRQAAAEGLAPQARVRATQLVFGPYSPFPVAFRVSGPDLATVRTIAAKAQKVMQDDPMMRTVNADWGDRAPALHFVLDQDRLRALGLTSSDVAEQLQFLLTGATVSQAREDIRTVDVVARSGGSDRLDPARVGDYMLTGANGERVPVSQIGKLEMRMEDPILQRRDRLPTITVRGDIADGLQPPDVSTAMLGKLQPIIKGLPSGYHIDMAGSIEEADKANAALAPIFPVMIVLMMIVIILQVRSLSAMAIVLLTAPLGLIGVVPTLLVSGQPFGFNAILGLIALAGILMRNTLILIGQIHDHEKDGMDPYHAVVEATVQRSRPVILTALAAVLAFVPLISSVFWGSMAVTLIGGTLVGTILTLVFLPALYALWFKIRPPGHGERSDTASPGAIPAAG; encoded by the coding sequence ATGAGTGGCGGGTCCAGCGAGCAGGAAGGACCCGGGCGGTTCAACCTCTCCGCGTTGGCGGTGCGCGAGCGATCGGTCACGCTGTTCTTCCTGATCGCGATCATCCTGGCGGGCACGGTTGCCTTTCTGAAGCTCGGCCGCGCCGAGGATCCGGGCTTCACCATCAAGGTTATGACGGTGGTCACCGCCTGGCCCGGCGCGACCGCGCAGGAGATGCAGGATCAGGTTGCCGAGCCGCTCGAAAAGCGTTTGCAGGAGCTGCGCTGGTACGATCGCAGCGAAACCTTCACCCGCCCCGGCCTCGCCTTCACCACGCTGACGCTGCGCGACACGACGCCGCCCGCCGCGGTGCAGGGCGAATTCTACCAGGCGCGCAAAAAAATGTCGGATGAAGCGCCGAACCTTCCACGTGGCGCCATCGGCCCCTTCGTCAACGACGAATATGGCGATGTCACCTTCGCGCTTTATGCGCTGAAGGCCAAGGGCGAGCCGCAGAGGCTGCTCGCGCGCGAAGCCGAAACCCTGCGCCAGCGCCTGCTTCACGTGCCTGGCGTCAACAAGATCAATATCGTCGGCGAACGGCCGGAGCGCATCTATGTCGAGTTCGCGCAGGAGCGTCTCGCCACACTCGGTGTCTCGCCACGCGACATCATTGCCGCGCTCGCCAAGCAGAACATGATCACGCCGGCCGGCGCGATCGAGACCAAGGGCCAGCAAGTCGTCGTGCGTCTCGACGGCGCGTTCGATGACTTCTCGAAGATCCGCGACCTGCCCATCGTCGCGAACGGCACCACGCTGCGCCTGTCAGAGATCGCCAAGGTCGAGCGTGGTTACGAGGATCCGGCATCCTTCCTGATCCGAAGCCAGGGCGAACCCGCGCTACTACTCGGCATCGTGATGCGCGATGGATGGAACGGCCTCGACCTCGGCAAGTCGCTAAAGGCGGAGATCGCGAAGATCACGGATGAACTGCCGCTCGGCATGAGCCTGACACCTGTCACCGATCAGTCGGTCAACATCACCAGCGCGGTCGACCAGTTCATGCACACCTTCCTTGAGGCGCTGGCGATCGTGATGATCGTGAGCCTGATCAGCCTCGGCTGGCGGGTCGGCATCGTCGTCGCCGCCGCAGTGCCGCTGACGCTCGCCGTGGTGCTCGTCATCATGTGGGCGACCGGGCGCGTGCTCGACCGCATCACGCTGGGCGCGTTGATCCTGGCGCTCGGGTTGCTCGTCGACGACGCGATCATCGCGATCGAGATGATGGTGGTGAAGATGGAGGAAGGATATGACCGCATCCGCGCGTCGGCCTATGCATGGAGCCACACCGCATCGCCGATGCTGGCCGGTACGTTGGTCACCGTCATCGGCCTGATGCCGGTCGGCTTCGCGCAGTCGACCGCCGGCGAATATGCCGGCAACATCTTCTGGGTCGTCGGCTTCGCGCTGATCGCGTCATGGTTCGTCGCGGTGATCTTCACGCCGTATATGGGGGTGAAGATGCTCCCCAATATCAAGCCGATCGAAGGCGGGCATGCGGCGATCTACCAGACGCCCCGCTATGAGAAGGTGCGCAGCATCATCGCCTGGGCAGTGCGGCGCAAGGTCCTTGTCACGCTGGCGACGCTTGGTGCGTTCCTCGTCGCCGGCGCGGGCATGGCGCTGGTCAAAAAGCAGTTCTTCCCTGCGTCCGACCGGCCCGAAGTGCTGGTCGAGGTGCAGATGCCCAAGGGTACGGCGATTGCCCAAACAAGCGAGGCTGCAAAGCAAGTCGAAACCTGGCTGCGCAAACAGCCCGAGGCGAAGATCGTGACGGCCTATGTCGGCCAGGGCGCGCCCCGTTTCTTCATGTCGCTGTCGCCCGAACTGCCCGACCCGTCCTTCGCCAAGATCGTCGTCCTGACCGCCGATGAGGAAGCGCGCGACGCGCTTAAGGTTCGGTTGCGCCAGGCTGCGGCCGAGGGCCTCGCGCCACAGGCACGGGTGCGTGCGACGCAGCTCGTCTTTGGTCCATATTCTCCCTTCCCGGTCGCCTTCCGGGTCAGCGGCCCTGATCTCGCGACCGTGCGGACCATCGCAGCCAAGGCGCAGAAGGTCATGCAGGACGATCCGATGATGCGCACCGTCAACGCCGACTGGGGCGATCGGGCACCTGCCTTGCACTTCGTCCTCGATCAGGACCGGCTGCGTGCGCTCGGCCTGACGTCCAGCGACGTTGCGGAACAGCTCCAGTTCCTCCTGACCGGCGCCACCGTTTCGCAGGCGCGCGAGGATATCCGCACCGTCGATGTGGTGGCGCGCTCGGGCGGCAGCGACCGGCTCGATCCGGCGCGGGTCGGCGATTACATGCTGACCGGCGCCAATGGCGAGCGCGTGCCGGTGAGCCAGATCGGCAAGCTGGAAATGCGGATGGAGGACCCGATCCTGCAGCGCCGCGACAGGCTGCCGACGATCACCGTTCGTGGCGACATCGCGGACGGCCTGCAGCCGCCGGACGTATCGACCGCGATGCTCGGTAAGCTCCAGCCCATCATCAAGGGCCTACCTTCCGGCTATCATATCGACATGGCAGGCTCGATCGAGGAGGCGGACAAGGCGAACGCTGCGCTCGCACCGATCTTCCCGGTCATGATCGTGCTGATGATGATCGTCATCATCCTTCAGGTGCGAAGCCTGTCGGCGATGGCCATTGTTCTGCTCACCGCGCCGCTTGGCCTCATCGGCGTCGTCCCTACTCTCCTGGTTAGCGGCCAACCCTTCGGCTTCAACGCTATACTGGGGTTGATCGCCCTTGCAGGCATTTTGATGCGCAACACACTGATTCTGATCGGCCAGATCCACGACCATGAAAAGGACGGCATGGACCCCTACCATGCCGTGGTCGAAGCCACCGTCCAGCGCTCCCGCCCGGTGATCCTGACCGCGCTGGCGGCGGTGCTCGCCTTTGTTCCGCTGATCAGCTCGGTGTTCTGGGGATCAATGGCGGTCACGCTGATCGGCGGCACGCTGGTGGGCACGATCCTGACTTTGGTGTTCCTGCCTGCGCTTTACGCGCTTTGGTTCAAGATCAGGCCCCCGGGGCATGGGGAGCGGTCGGACACTGCGTCGCCCGGCGCAATCCCGGCTGCAGGATGA
- a CDS encoding discoidin domain-containing protein, producing the protein MNDQMSTALLGPVGSRRRSKFRRLALLVSLGSVALTATWHNVARGGAVIASPVPMSGSFPRIAPTRLFQAFGNDAPWYRDNIPLFESSDSTIDAVYYYRWAVFRAHQRDLGTKGYISTEFLDDVSWQLNPYASLNDASAFHIQEGRWLRDRRYAGDYINFLYNGGNDRHFSESIADAAYARFLVDGDRVDAVRNLDSMRRIYDAWNDRFDVRKGLYFIEPISDATEYTISSIDASGGRDGFLGGTAFRPSINAYMFANARAISRLAALAGDKTTAADFSGRASRLRKRVREALWDPSLGHFTDRYQVSNQHVKYWDRIRGRELVGFLPWTYGMAPDEPRFAAAWKHLLAPDRLGGPFGMRTLEPSYQYYMRQYRYEGKAPECQWNGPIWPFQTTQALTAMANLLRDYHQDVVSREDYVRLLRQYARLHYQGDRLDLEEDYDPATGKPIVGLARSHHYFHSGFNDLIISGLVGLRPREDDMLEVDPLIPTAHNAGDLRWFLLQDVPYHGRLVTILYDADGRHYDMGAGLRIYADGMEIGRSATASRIVVPLLRRPAARPATRTDKLVELVPGQFPKPSASSGSQDRIHDAVDGRIMFFPETEHGWDSAPGDDAPWFMVDLGQPQTLGSLEIAFFENAVYAAPSGYTLEARVGGSWLTLHASDTGTIANGITMASWTPVKADAVRIRLRPRNGKPVRLVELKVF; encoded by the coding sequence GTGAACGACCAAATGTCCACCGCATTGCTTGGTCCAGTCGGATCACGTCGACGTTCCAAATTCCGTCGCTTGGCTCTGCTCGTCAGTCTGGGAAGCGTCGCGCTGACGGCTACCTGGCACAATGTCGCGCGCGGTGGCGCGGTGATCGCGTCGCCGGTTCCCATGTCTGGGTCCTTTCCTCGCATAGCACCGACAAGGCTGTTTCAGGCCTTTGGAAACGATGCGCCGTGGTATCGCGACAATATTCCGCTGTTCGAATCGTCAGATTCCACGATCGATGCGGTCTATTATTATCGCTGGGCGGTATTCCGTGCGCATCAGCGCGACTTGGGAACAAAGGGCTATATATCCACAGAATTCCTGGACGATGTTAGCTGGCAGCTCAATCCCTATGCTAGCCTGAACGACGCCAGCGCGTTCCATATCCAGGAAGGACGCTGGTTGCGCGATCGGCGCTACGCCGGCGACTACATCAATTTCCTCTACAATGGCGGCAACGACCGTCATTTCAGCGAATCGATAGCCGATGCAGCTTATGCGCGTTTTCTCGTCGACGGAGACCGTGTGGATGCGGTGCGCAACCTTGATTCCATGCGCCGTATCTACGACGCTTGGAACGATCGGTTCGATGTTCGCAAGGGCCTCTATTTCATCGAGCCAATTTCCGATGCGACCGAATATACCATATCGTCGATCGACGCTTCCGGCGGTCGGGACGGTTTTCTCGGCGGAACCGCATTCAGGCCGTCGATCAACGCCTACATGTTCGCCAACGCTCGTGCGATCTCGCGGTTGGCGGCGCTGGCAGGCGACAAAACAACCGCAGCCGATTTTTCGGGTCGAGCCAGTCGTTTGCGAAAGCGTGTGCGCGAGGCGCTGTGGGACCCTTCGTTGGGCCATTTCACCGACCGATATCAAGTATCCAACCAGCATGTAAAATATTGGGACCGGATCCGCGGACGCGAATTGGTCGGCTTCTTACCCTGGACATACGGCATGGCACCCGACGAGCCGCGCTTTGCGGCGGCCTGGAAACATTTGCTGGCCCCTGACCGCCTCGGCGGCCCATTCGGAATGCGTACGCTTGAGCCCAGTTACCAATATTACATGCGTCAGTACCGCTACGAGGGCAAAGCCCCGGAATGCCAGTGGAATGGCCCAATCTGGCCATTTCAGACGACTCAGGCGCTGACCGCAATGGCGAATCTGCTACGCGACTATCACCAGGACGTTGTGTCGCGCGAAGATTACGTACGCCTGCTGCGTCAATATGCGCGACTGCATTATCAGGGCGATCGGCTCGACCTCGAAGAGGATTACGACCCGGCGACGGGCAAGCCGATTGTCGGTCTCGCCCGAAGCCATCATTATTTTCATTCTGGATTCAACGATCTGATCATCTCAGGCCTTGTCGGCTTGCGTCCGCGCGAGGACGACATGCTGGAGGTCGACCCCTTGATTCCGACCGCTCATAATGCCGGCGATTTAAGATGGTTTCTCCTTCAGGACGTTCCTTATCATGGCCGGCTGGTGACAATTCTCTACGATGCCGATGGCCGGCATTACGATATGGGCGCCGGCCTGCGGATATATGCCGACGGTATGGAGATTGGGCGTAGCGCCACAGCGTCGCGGATTGTCGTCCCGCTTCTGCGCCGCCCTGCCGCTCGCCCCGCCACGCGTACCGACAAGCTTGTGGAACTCGTGCCCGGACAATTCCCTAAGCCATCGGCGTCCAGTGGTAGCCAGGACCGCATCCACGACGCCGTCGACGGCCGAATAATGTTCTTTCCGGAGACCGAGCATGGATGGGACAGCGCGCCCGGTGACGATGCGCCGTGGTTCATGGTTGATCTGGGTCAACCACAAACGCTTGGCTCGTTGGAAATCGCGTTTTTCGAGAATGCGGTATATGCCGCACCATCGGGCTATACGCTGGAAGCACGCGTCGGCGGGTCTTGGCTGACGCTCCATGCCAGCGACACAGGAACGATCGCAAACGGGATAACGATGGCAAGCTGGACACCGGTAAAGGCGGATGCGGTCAGAATCAGGCTGCGCCCCCGCAACGGTAAGCCAGTGCGACTTGTCGAATTGAAAGTGTTTTGA
- a CDS encoding Svx/AvrXca family virulence/avirulence protein translates to MRLIPALAVVLTACGGSSGGGVTATPAPTPTATPAPTPTRSAGACVPGAYTAVATSDAQPPIRYETEHFAFRWNNNDVAQPMADAAGVQLEYTWKYFIDTIGFRAPFCGSATKHKVNIAIVPSYGLTGGADGNGNPGMWIGPGALADHFGLAHEFTHALQTMTGGLQDSPYTGWLFESHANWMTTQLPEFRSNTHCSIFLKQYPHLYYGSTRTRYCNWQFLEYIKDRYGYAAINDIWNKAPKAGDAAQKTADPLSVLMANQGWTIEQLNDRFGEWAMRNANWDYINPDGSDQGVVYRANYGSYDQTTDSSILAATVLDPIDLANRRFAVPSAWAPQRWGYNIVKLYPDSGASTVSVDFRGVVQTASATATLPGLADEPSPIPAPNSGWRYGLVAVGADGKARYSALQRGSDGQTSIAVQSGDTGLFLVVIATPTAMQKVRWDQPWYSVYRYPWMVQFTGAMPQNYQPGAVILAGGHKHANGGGWVAAGATVAASAYVGPYARILSGTVSGTARIEDHAVVADQAQVLGNARVGNLTVLRKNTVVRDDARAFTTFLGLGEYENNITLSGTAGNIGDVEQRGASFASGFYYGFVDQAAATDPKRGSALTAPAPEVTATPNYIWRP, encoded by the coding sequence ATGCGACTGATCCCCGCGCTTGCGGTGGTTCTCACGGCGTGTGGCGGCAGCAGCGGTGGCGGCGTCACCGCCACGCCGGCACCGACCCCCACGGCCACACCGGCGCCAACGCCGACGCGTTCGGCAGGGGCGTGTGTCCCCGGCGCCTATACGGCGGTGGCGACGTCCGATGCGCAACCACCGATCCGCTATGAGACGGAGCATTTCGCGTTCCGCTGGAACAATAACGACGTCGCTCAGCCGATGGCCGATGCGGCCGGAGTGCAGCTGGAATATACCTGGAAATATTTCATCGACACGATCGGTTTCCGCGCGCCGTTCTGCGGCTCGGCGACCAAGCACAAGGTCAATATCGCGATCGTGCCAAGCTATGGCCTGACCGGCGGTGCCGACGGCAATGGCAATCCCGGCATGTGGATTGGCCCGGGCGCGCTGGCCGACCATTTCGGCCTGGCACATGAATTCACTCATGCGCTGCAGACGATGACCGGCGGGTTGCAGGATTCGCCCTATACCGGCTGGCTGTTCGAGAGCCACGCCAATTGGATGACCACGCAGCTGCCCGAATTCCGCAGCAACACGCACTGCTCGATCTTCCTCAAGCAATATCCGCATCTCTATTACGGGTCGACGCGCACGCGTTACTGCAACTGGCAGTTCCTGGAATATATCAAGGACCGCTACGGCTACGCCGCGATCAACGATATCTGGAACAAGGCGCCCAAGGCGGGCGACGCGGCACAAAAAACCGCCGATCCCCTGTCCGTGCTGATGGCTAATCAGGGCTGGACGATCGAACAACTCAACGACCGGTTCGGCGAATGGGCGATGCGCAACGCCAACTGGGATTACATCAATCCCGACGGCAGCGATCAGGGTGTGGTGTACCGCGCCAATTACGGCAGCTATGATCAGACGACGGACAGCAGCATTCTGGCGGCGACGGTGCTCGATCCGATCGATCTCGCCAACCGGCGCTTCGCGGTGCCATCGGCCTGGGCGCCGCAGCGCTGGGGTTATAACATCGTCAAGCTCTATCCCGATTCAGGCGCATCGACCGTCTCGGTCGATTTCCGCGGCGTGGTCCAGACCGCATCCGCCACCGCCACCCTGCCCGGCCTCGCCGATGAGCCGAGCCCGATTCCCGCACCCAATTCCGGCTGGCGCTACGGCCTGGTCGCGGTCGGCGCGGACGGCAAGGCGCGCTATAGTGCGCTGCAACGCGGCAGCGACGGCCAGACGAGCATCGCGGTCCAGTCCGGCGATACCGGCCTGTTCCTGGTCGTCATCGCCACCCCCACCGCGATGCAGAAAGTGCGCTGGGACCAGCCCTGGTATTCGGTCTATCGCTATCCCTGGATGGTGCAGTTCACCGGCGCGATGCCGCAAAACTATCAGCCCGGCGCGGTGATCCTCGCCGGCGGCCACAAACATGCCAATGGCGGCGGCTGGGTCGCGGCGGGCGCGACCGTCGCGGCGAGCGCCTATGTCGGGCCCTATGCACGAATCCTGTCGGGCACCGTGTCCGGGACTGCGCGGATCGAAGATCATGCGGTGGTCGCCGATCAGGCGCAGGTGCTGGGCAATGCCCGGGTCGGCAACCTGACCGTACTGCGCAAGAATACCGTGGTGCGCGACGACGCCCGCGCTTTCACGACATTCCTCGGCCTTGGCGAATATGAGAACAACATCACTTTGTCCGGCACCGCAGGCAATATCGGCGATGTGGAACAGCGCGGCGCATCCTTCGCAAGCGGCTTCTATTACGGCTTTGTCGATCAGGCGGCGGCAACCGACCCGAAGCGCGGATCGGCGCTGACCGCCCCGGCGCCGGAAGTGACGGCGACACCCAACTATATTTGGCGACCCTGA